GCTACGACTACATCATCAACACGTTGAAACTCAAACAGGCCGCTGGGACGCTGAGTCCAGCCGATCTCTCCAGCCTGGCTATGTACCTGACTAAAAACTACGACGCCGATAGAGACTTTCTGCCGGTGGATGCACGAAATCAGCGTTAATCAAGGTGCGCACTTCAAGCTTCCACAAGACCCCACTGTCACACAACCACCATGAATCTGGCGTAGATGTGTGCTGCACTTTTTGATTGAACACTTTTGAACTGGCATGGATGCGCTATGAGCGAACAAGGCTCACATACGGAATTACCTGTAGACACGGGGCTGGCCTGTTTGGTGGTGCTGGCGCGCCTGCATGACATTGCGGTGAGTGCCGAGCAGTTGGCTCACGAATTTGGCCCCGAAGGCCGCTCTTGTGCAAAACAGGAATTGCTATTGGCGGCGATGAAGTCGGGCCTCAAGGCAAAGGCTATCCACACGACGACGGGGCGCCTCGACCAAACCCCACTTCCGGCGATTGCGACAGACCTTGATGGCACCTTCTTTATCATTGCCAGGGTCGACCAGGGAAAGGCGCTGATTCACGATCCCCGTCAGGCGCGTGCCGAAGTCATCGACTATGAAACGTTGCAGTTACGATGGACCGGCGAGTTGATTCTCCTGCGATCCGAAACGGGGTCGTCCAATCAACCTTCTCGGTTTGATTTCACCTGGTTTATTCCAGCCATCATCAAGTACCGCAAGTTGCTCGGTGAAGTGCTGTTGGTGTCGTTCGTACTTCAAGTGTTTGCGCTGCTGACGCCACTGTTTTTCCAGGTGGTGATGGACAAGGTATTGGTCCATAACGGGCTTACGACTCTGGACGTGGTTGCCACCGGATTACTGGGCATCATGATTTTCGAGTCGGCCTTGAGTGGCCTGCGCACTTACCTGTTTGCCCACACCGCCAGCCGCATTGATGTCGAGCTCGGTTCGCGGCTGTTCCGTCATTTGGTCAATCTGCCCTTGGCGTACTTTCAAGCTCGGCGGGTTGGGGACTCCGTGGCCAGGGTGCGTGAGCTCGAAAACATCCGCAGCTTCCTCACCGGCAACGCCATTACGGTGGTGCTCGATGTGCTGTTCTCAGTGGTTTTTATTGCTGTGATGTTCTACTACAGCGCGTGGCTGACCTTGATTGTCCTGTTGTCGCTGCCCTTGTATTTCTTGGTATCGCTGATAGTTACACCCGTCCTGCGTGCGCGTTTGCAAGATAGCTTTGCACGCGGTGCGGAAAACCAGGCATTTCTGGTCGAGACCGTGAATGGCATCGATACGGTGAAGTCCATGGCGGTTGAACCTCAGGTCGTCCGCAAATGGGAGGATCAGATTGCTGGCTACGTTGCCGCAGGTTTCAAGACCCAAAACCTGTCGGCGATTGCCAACGAGAGTGTGTCCTTTATTGGAAAACTGGTCACGGTAGCGACGCTTTGGATGGGCGCACGCCTGGTGATTGACGGTCAATTGACGGTGGGCGCACTGATAGCGTTCAACATGATGGCCGGCAGGGTCTCCCAACCGATTATGCGTCTGGCGCAGCTCTGGACCAGTTTTCAGCAGACCGGCGTTTCTGTGCAGCGCCTGGGGGATATTCTGAACTCGCGCACGGAAATGGCTCAGGCGGCGCGCAGTGCGCTACCACCGTTGAAAGGTCATATTGAATTTGACCAAGTGCATTTCCGGTATCGGGTGGATGGCTCTGAAGTCTTGCGCGGTATCAGCGTGCAGATCGAGGCAGGGCAAGTCATTGGCGTGGTGGGGCGTTCGGGTTCTGGAAAGAGCACGCTGACGCGTTTACTCCAGCGCTTGTATGTTCCGGAACGTGGGCGAGTACTGGTCGACGGCATGGATCTGGCGTTGGCCGATGTGTCGTCGTTGCGCAGGCAGATTGGTGTGGTGCTCCAGGACAACATGCTGTTCAACCGCAGCATTCGGGAAAACATCGCACTCACAGACCCCGGTATCGCGTTGGAGTCGGTCATGCAGGCCGCACAGATGGCCGGCGCCCACGAGTTCATCCTGGAACTGCCTGAAGGCTACGACACCGTGGTCGGGGAGCACGGGGCCTCCTTGTCTGGCGGCCAGCGTCAACGAATCGCCATCGCTCGCGCGTTGATCGGCAACCCGCGCATCCTGATTTTCGACGAAGCCACCAGCGCGTTGGACTATGAGTCGGAGCGCGTCATTCAGCAGAACATGCAAAGCATTTGCGCCGGTCGCACCGTCATCATCATTGCGCATCGGCTGTCCGCAGTGCGTGACGCCCACCGCATTCTGGTGGTGGACCGCGGACAAATTGTCGAGCAGGGATCCCATGCTGAATTGTTGGCACATCAGGCAGGACATTACTCACGCCTGCACCGCATGCAACAAGGATAAAAACAGGGCAGGGAGATAGTTAGCATGGCATTGGCACTGCTACAGCGTTATCGGCAAGTCTGGAGAGAGTCCTGGGGCCAGCGCAAGAGGATGGAAACGCCCAAGCGACTACCCCATGAGCTGGCGTTTATGCCGGCTGCTTTGACCTTGCAGGACAGCCCGGCGCATCCGGCCCCGCGAGTCTTCGTTTGGGGGATCATGCTGTTTTTTGTCCTGGCGCTTGCCTGGGCTTACTTTGGAACCATCGAAGTGGTGGCCGTCGCCTCCGGGAAAATAGTCCCCAGTGGTAAAACCAAGCTGATCCAATCCATCGAAACTGCGGTGGTCAAGGCGATCCACGTCAGTGACGGGCAGCGTGTGCAAGTGGGTGAGGTGCTGATCGAACTGGATGCGACTTCGGCTGATACTGAGGTACGACGCACGCAGGGTGACTTATTGGCAGCGCGTATAGATCGCGCCCGTAGTACGGCGATGCTGCAGGCTATCGAGCACCAGCAAGAGCCGATGCTGGCGCGTGACAGCATGGTGGATCTCAGCCCCGAGCAGACGCTGAATGCCCAGCGCTGGTTGCAAGGGCAATATCAAGAGTATCGAAGCCAGTTGGCGCAGGCAGAAGCTGAGATTCTGCAGCGCACTGCGGACATCCAGGCTGCGCAGGTGCAGGTGGTCAGCTTGCGTCAGGCGTTGCCGATCGCGACACAGTTGGCTAAGGACTATCAACTCTTGCTAGCCCAGCAATATGTTGCCCGCCATGAGTACCTGCAAAAGGAACAAGCACGCTTGGATGTGTTGCGCCAACTGAGTGTGCAACAGGCCAGCGTATTGCAATCCACGGCTGCCCGGGGCGAAGCACAACGTCGACGCGAAGGCGTGGTGGCGCAGACTCGACGCGCCATGCTGGATCTGCAACAAGAGGCTGTCCAGAAGGAAGCGAGCCTGGTTCAGCTGCTGACCAAGGCCCGCTATCAAGAAACCCTTACCCAGCTCAAGGCGTCGGTAGCTGGCACTGTCCAGCAACTGGCGGTGCATACCGTGGGTGGTGTGGTAACGCCAGCGCAGGCATTGATGGTCATCGTGCCTACCGACCAGCCCGTTGAAGTGGAAGCCCTGCTGGAAAACAAGGATGTGGGTTTTGTCCGCGCCGGCCAGGCGGTGACCGTCAAGGTGGAAACCTTCACCTTCACTCGTTATGGCACCGTTGAAGGGGAGGTGATCGGGGTGTCCAACGATGCGATAGACGATGAAAAGCGTGGGCCCGTCTACAGCAGTCGGATTCGACTGAAAGAGGATCATTTGAATATCAAGGGAGAACGCGTTGCGCTATCGCCGGGTATGTCGGTCACGGCGGAGGTCAAAACGGATCAGCGTCGGGTGCTGGATTACTTCCTGAGCCCTTTGCAGCAGCATGTTCAGGAGAGTTTGAGAGAGCGCTAGGCGACTATTTTCATGGATGGGGTTCGGTCTTGCGCGGCTCGAACAGTCTTAGGTTTAAGGTCCTCACTTTTGATGGCGTGCTCTGTGCAGCTAAAACTAAAAATACTCCTCACGGCGATACTTCTTACGACGATTCCACTTATAGGGAGCGCCACAGTGCCATGTACTTTTGAAAATAAGGGGCTGGGTGGTGGGCCGTCTTTTAAGTTTAATTTTTCAAAAGAAGAGTGCCGACTCGTGGAAACCCGTAACGGCAGTGTTGTGACGCTTACAGTTCAATATCCGGAGATGAAATTGATAGGTGCCAGAGTGGTGGATGACTCTGTGGTTGTCTTGCGGATGAGCCATATTGATTCTGAAAGATACGACCAAAATGGAATCGTCGGAACGCGGGAGCCAGATAGGCGCTTGGGCACTATCGATATTTATGATGTTGGATCTGACGAAATGTATCGTTTTCGTGGCAAGGATGGTGAAGTTGTCTTTGTGAGGAATATGGGAAATACCTATTTGGCTAAAAGGCTTGTGGCGGGAGACGTATTTGTTTTTTATCAATATTCAAAAAACCATCAGGATCTTGAATATTTAGATGCGACTATCACGGGTTTTTTAAGTCAGAAACTGGTTCGCTGAGGGACTGAGTATGAATCTTGTTGAGTTTGATTCTAATCCATCAAGGTGGAAACCTTCACCTTCACCCGTTATGGCACCGTTGAAGGGGAGGTGATCGGGGTGTCCAACGATGCGATAGACGATGAAAAGCGTGGGCCCGTCTACAGCAGTCGGATTCGACTGAAAGAAGATTATTTGAATATCAAGGGAGAACGCGTTGCGCTGTCGCCGGGTATGTCGGTGACGGCGAAGGTCAAGACGGATCAGCGTCGGGTGCTGGATTACTTCCTGAGCCCTTTGCGCCAGCATGTTCAGGAGAGTTTGAGAGAGCGCTAGGCGGACTATTTTCATGGATGGGGTTCGGTCTGGCGCGGCTCGAACAGTCTTAGGTTCAAGGTCCTCAATTTCGATGGAATGCTCTGTGCAGCTAAAACTGAAAATACTTCTCACTGCGATACTTCTTACAACTATTCCACTTATAGGGAGCGCCTCAGTGCCATGTACTTTTGGAAGTAACGCTCGCGGAGGCGAGTTATCTTTTAAATTTAATTTTTCCGAGGAGGACTGTCAGCGAGTTTTTACTCGGGATGGTAGTTCGTTGGCACTTTCCGTTCAATACCCGGAAATGCGCTTAGTCAAGGAAAGAGTATTAGATGGTGAATTGATAATTTTGCGTATGAGCCATATTGATCCTGAGCGATATGACCAAGATAGGGTGATCGAAGGGCGTAAGCCAGACAGACACATAGACGATATAGATGTTTATGTTGTCGGCTCATTGGATGTGTATCGTTTTCGAGGCAAAGACGGTGCCATCGTTTTTGTCAGTGATTGGGGTAATACCTACGTGGCGACACGTCTGTTCGCGCACGATATTTCTATTTCTTACCAATACTCTTCAAACCATAAAAACGTTAAGGACATGGATGCTGCTGTTCTGTCCTTTCTCGATGAACATCTTATTCGCTGAGGTGCTGATGTATGAATATCGTCAATTTTAACGCCGAGCAAGACTCAGCACTTCGAGCCTTTTTAGTCGAAAAAAATTACCCGGCTGCGTATGACTATATGCGTTTGCTGATAAATGAAACGTTACTTCATACGACTGATGAGCGAGTGAGGCAAGATCTTGAGGCTGCTTCCACGTGGCTCAAGTCTGCGAGTGCTATAAATCGGAATGATGGCTCGTTTACCAGTGAGATGGTACGCGGTTCCATGTGGGCGGCTGTTGCATTATCAGGGGGTAGCCTTACGGATGCTCAATTCCAAAAAGCGTCAGATAACCTGGCAAGTTCTGTTTTAAGCAGAACATTATTTTTAGGCGGTTTTCCTGAAACTCAGAACGTTCTCGACGAAGATGTAAACTCCGCTGTAAATGAGTTTGGACTGGCACGTTGGCAGTGGGCCGGAACGGTAGGCGATATACTTCCGGTTGCGCTCGGTGGCCTCGGTTATGACTATGTTCAGATCCCTGGTGAGACCTCCACTGAACTTGTCAGCAATTACGGTTTTTCGCTTATACAAAATGCCGCGGGTATCGGTCGATGGCTTGCCCACGGCGTAGAGGAGACCGGTGAAGCAGTCATTATCGTTACCCGAACAGTTGACTGGCAAAAACTTATCCTCATGCCTTTCCTAGGGCTTGCGCCCCTCGACAATCCCCTCCAGCCGTCGACACTCGCCACGGCCGAGGGTATACGTGCCATCGACGTCAATGCTGACGGCAATGTGCAACTGATGGTGCCGCTTGCATCCAGTGCTGTTGGTGAAGCGACATTGCTCTACAAGAAAGATAGCGTTCAAATCAGCGTCGCCGGAATTTCCTTAATGGAGGTCCCGAAAGATTCGACTATTACCGTTGGAAAGCAAAACGTTTCTGTATCACACAGCTATGGCGACTTGTCGGCTACCTATCGTTTGACGGCTCAAGGGGTAGCCGTCGCATGGAGAAACGCCGATGGTGGATTGGCGGTGGAGCAGACCTACGGTTTCGATGGACTGCCTGTAAACACCACCTGGAAGCAGAACGGTCAAACGTTCACCGGACCTGCACAGGATCTGGCCGCGTTCATCAGCCAGACGTCTACCCAAGCTGGCGCGTTGGTCTTGTCCCAGACCCTGGCATCTCAGCAGACACAAATAGGAGCCCTATTGGCTGCACCTGCCGAGGGGGCATTCGCTGCTGCAGAAAATGCCCTGTCCTTGAAGGCTCTGCAGCATCGCCTGGCCCAGGAACCCTATTCTGATCGCTGGTCACCCACTGCATTGGGCGCCAGTATTCCTTTTGCACTGAGATTGTCGAACGGCTTACAGGCGGCAATCCAGCAAGTACTCAATATTGCTCAGCAAGGCTGGGGTACTTACAACGTTGGGGTCGTCACCATCCTACCGTTGGAGGTATCGGGATCTGGCCAATACCATCTGCCGCTGGTGTTGGACTTGGCAGGCAACGGCATAAAAATGCTCCCACCGTCACAAAGCAACGCCATGTTCGATCATAACGCCGATGGGATAAAGAGCGCGGTGGGATGGGTCGGGGCGGACAACGGCATCCTGGTGTTTGATACCAATGGCAATGGCGCTATCGATAATGCAACCGAGTGGTTTGGGGAGTCCTTCTCGGTACCTGGAAGCAAGGCACCTGCAGGGCAAAATGGCTTTTCCGCACTGGCGACCCTCGCCGCTTCTGGGAGTGCGGTTTTCTCTCGGGATACCGCGTTGATCAACCCCTCGACCGGGGGCAGTTATTTTGACGCCGTTAAAGTTTGGGTGGATGCGGATCAGAATGGCATTTCTACACCTGACGAACTGAAAACATTGACGTCTCTGGGTATCGCATCCATTGACCTGATATCGACGCATGACGGCCGTCAGGTGGGAGGGGGGTTAATCGATTCCACCGCCGGTTTTACGTTCACCAATGGCACACGAAGAGATATTGCCGATATTGGGTTGGCCGAGAAAGCCGAGGCTGCTCAAGGGGCCGCGCCCATCAACCCAGGCACCCTGATATTTGCCGATTACGCCTCCAAAGGTTACGCGTCGATGGCCGCAGGCCAGGCGCGCGGTGCTGACGCGGCGCTGGCAACGACGGCGCCTGACTTTGTAGGTTATACGGCCGCGTTGCAGGCCTGGTCAGTCAAGCAGCGTTATCGCAGTAGCCAGGGGTTTCCCAACCCTTTGCTCGGGGTGCGCGATCGAACGCTCATCACCTTCTATGAAGGTGAAAGTGGTGCCCAACAAGGGAGCACTGCCGGTAAGCAAGTGATGGCATTGCTACAGCAGGGCTCGACGTACTACGGCTCTGTTCGCGCCACTCTGCAAGCCGTTGATGCGGGGACGATGGCGCTGGAGCAGGCGCAAACTGCGGCGCAAATTGGCAACGCCGTGCCGAGCGCTGAGGCGCGTTCGACCGCCCAAGCCAAGGCACATTCTGCCGCTATCTCATGGGGCGCCGCAGCGGCCTCGTATTTGACCACCTCAGAGGCGTGGGCTGCTTACACCGGCAGGTTGGAAGCCTTGCGCGGCCAAGTGAACAGCCTGGTTCCGGTGAATAAGAATTCAATCGGCCATTTACCCGGGAATAATACTTTTTTCTCCCCCGATGATGCGGGTTTCGCTGCGGATACCTTTACCGCTTACGCCGCCTTATTGCAATTGTCCAGGGACCTCAAAGTCGGTATCGACACGTCTCTTGGGGCGTTCGCGCAATCAGCGGGTTACGCCAAGGCCTACACCGGTGTGGCGGGAGGGACAGTGGCTGTCGACAAAGGCTACAACTTGATTCTCGCGGGCAGCGGCGCGCAACGCTTCGTGCTCAATAACAGTGTCGATAACGTGCTGGTCAGCCAGGCTTCCGGGCAGGTGACTCTGCAAGGATTTCAGGCGGGCAGCGCTGGCGATCAGGTTCAGTTGCTTGGACTTGGCGATAGCGCCTCTCTCATTCGCACCCAAGATGGCCTGCGTGTAATAGCCGCCGGCGGCCAACGCTATGTTGATCTATTGGGCGCCAATGCATCGGACTTGAGCCTGTTTGCCAATTTCAGCGGTGTACGCACACTGTCGTTCGCTGGCTATGACCAGGCCGGAGTACGCAGTCTGCGAAATAACGGGCTCAACGACGGCCAAGTGCATATCAACGAGATCATTGCCTCACGCTACGGCGATACGCTGATAAGTGGCGATTGGAGTTCTGTGCTCAGAGGCGGCATTGGCAACGATACTTTTCTGGTAACCGGGCGAGGCGCCTGGATCGATGGTGGAGCGGGCACCGATGTCGTTAGCTATACAGAGATAGCCGGCGGTGTGAACGTCAATTTGTCCTCAGGACGCGATAGCCTGGAAAGTACGCTGTATAACATCGATAACGTTATCGGCTCCGCGTGGAGCGACACATTGACAGGCACCACCGCCAATAATGTGTTGGCAGGTGGTCGAGGCAATGATCGGCTTGAAGGCGGTGGTGGCAACGATGTGTACGTCTTCGATCGGGGAGACGGCCAGGATAAAGTGATCAATGGTGTCTCGGGCAATACCGGGCCGAGTTCGATACTGAAGTTACAAGCAGGTATAAAGGCGGCCGACTTGTGGTTGGCACGCGAAGGCAACAACCTGCTTGTAGCTGTGTTGGGCAGCCGTGACCGCATCGAAATTCAGGACTGGTTCGCAGCCGACTACCGCCAGCTCGCGGCTATCGAACTGTCCAACGGTCTGAGGCTTGGCAACGATGCGTTGGAACTGGCCATTGCCACTCAACAATCCTGGAAACAAGCCAATTCCGGTTTTAATCCCGTAGACCCATTGACGATAAATAAGCCTCCGTCGCTGGACGCTTATTTTACCGCCCATGTGGACGTGCCACTGGTGCCTTCGATTTCAAATGTCGCGCTCGAAACGCGTAGGGTTTATGAGTCGGGCGCGGTCACGCAAGGCGCAGGTCTGGCGACGACGGCCGCCAACCAGGCCGCGGCGGCAATTGCGGCGTTGGGCAGCAAGAGTGCTCAGGCCAGCAGCCTTGGCCGTCAGGTGTCGCTGATTTACCTGGTCCCCAGTATGAACACCTACCGTTATTACAATAGCCAGGACCCACAGGCCTATATCCTCACGACACAGTTCAATTTCGATTCGACCAACCCAATGACGGGCCGACCCAAGAGCGTGGTCAGCTACGAGCGCATCAGCGCGCTGAAGGCGGATGCCTTTTATGTAAAGCATATTTTCGAGGTATCTTCTCCGCCGTCCTCGACGACCAGCAACCCCTATCTGGAACGTGGCGTGGGTGCTGTTGCCGCCTCTGTTGCCGCCTTCGCATCGATCAACAGTTCACTGTCGCTGACTACGAGCGTGGGGCAAGCAGTGGCGTCTTCAGCCAGCGCTCGGCAATCTGCGTTGGGCCAGGCGGTCAACGCGAATGACACGAAAAGTGCCGCGACCGCACACTCAGCCAAAGAGGCAGCGACCGTATTTGAGCGCGGGTTGGGCAGTACGGTTTCACTCTATCAAAATGCACTCGATGGCTTGGCAGGCTCATCGGCGCTGATCGCTCAAACAGCGGCCAACCTCGCAAGCATCCTGCCGCCAACTGTCGTTACGACAACACAACGTTACGTTACCAAGAGTCTATTTCCGCCTTTTACTCCGGCACACTGGGTAACGGTGACCAGCACCAGCCGTTACGAATGGGCGTCTACTGTCGATAGGGACAAAGCCAATGCATTGCTAACGGCTCAGGCGAGTGCGCAAGAAGCGTACACCCAAGCAAGCGCCAGTCTGCAAACCTACAAAACGGCGTTGGGATCGGTGTTGGGTTACGCTGATGTTCAGTTCGTTTCGGGTAGCCAAGTCTCAGCGGTCGCTGCTGCGTCCGCAAGCTTATTGATTTCAGGCGCCGGGAATGGGCATGGCATGACCGGCGGTGCAGGCCGCGATATGTTTTTGTTCACGCAGTCGGCGGGAGCAACCGGTCACCGCATCAATGCTTTTCAGGCCGGAGTTTCAGGCGACCGATTGCTGCTGAGTTCAGCCTCCAGCACGGCTTACCTGGATGAAGATGCTTCGGCGCAGGCCCGTCTGTCTTTCTCGCCAGGCACTCCTTTACTGACCTTAACCGGGGTCAATCTCAATGCTCTCTCCCTGTACGACAATCTATTAGGTGTTGCTACCGTGGATTACTCCGGTTCAAGCAAAGGGATAGTTGCGCAACTTGACTCACTCACGCCACGGGATTTTGATGGCTTTACCCATGTGCAAAACCTCAACGGCAGTGCTTTCGCTGACCGGTTGAGCGGTGACAGTCGGGACAACGTACTCAATGGTGGGGCCGGTGATGATGTTCTGACGGGCAAGGGCGGAAACAACGTGCTGAGCGGTGGTGCCGGTAATGATATGGCCAGTTATGAAGGCGCCCCAACCGGCGTGGTCGTAGATCTGGCTAAAGGCACGGCAAGCAACGGGTACGGTGGGATCGACCGGCTGACGAGTATTGAGAACCTTCTGGGCTCCAGCCACGACGATATCCTGTCGGGAGATACCGGTAGCAACCGACTTGAAGGAGGAGGGGGCAATGACTTGCTGATCGGCGGTGGTGGCTATGACCACTATGTAATTGCCAGAGGGCGGGGGCACGACACTCTTATCAATGGGATAGGAGAAGCCCGGGGTGCCCTGCGCATCGACAACGAGTCCCGTGAGTCGCTGTGGTTTCAGCGGGCGGGTAATGATCTGCGCGTGCAACTATTGGGCAGCGATACCGACATCACTGTGCAGGGCTGGTATGACAACTCCGTCAGCCGGCTGGACAGGATCGCCCTCGGTGGAAGCCATACGGACTATCTACTGGGGACGCAGGTTGACCAGTTGGTTCAGGCAATGGCAGGGTTCAGTGGCAGTCATCCCGGATTTGATCCGAAGGCATCGGGCGTTATCTCAGATGCTTCGTTACTGGCAACGTTGAGCAGTAGCTGGTTGACGAGTCCTGCGGCTTAAACATCAGATCTTAGACGCGGTTGACGTGCAACCGCGTCGTGTTTGACCCTAAAGCATTGCGGCTATCTCCATTAGAGGGACTCTTCGCCATTTTCTGAAAACCATCTAGTGACCTCTTCTATTGCTGCACCCAGGGCATGCTGGTTGTGCAGAAGCAGAGCGTCTGCCGTGGCGATGTTGGAGTCTGAATTATTTGGCATGGATTAGTCCTTGATCGAGGCGTCTGCAGAGACTAGTCCATTGCAGCCGGATCATGCTCAACCAATCAATCTCGACGCTTTGTTTTCCGCACCCAAATAGCGCACCAGTCCCATATCAGAACCATATGGCCTTTTTTCAGACGCCAAAAACCACAAAACCCAAACTTTCTCTAGGAAAGCAGTAGTTTGCGCTTACTGAATGTGGCGATGAAGAAGCGATTCGAACTCCCACAAACCTTTCCCACCATCATTGCTTCTTGTGATACATCGTTACTGTCCGCTTATGGCTGTAGATTCAACCGGTCGCTAGCTAACGTCAGCTTTTGGCCGATTGCAGCCCTTCGCGACAGGCAGTTATCGATCCCAAAGGGACACCGGAGCAGGTTATCTACCAGCTGTGTGTTTGGAGGTGTGTATTGTTGAATTTGCCGCTACCCTTCTGGGACATCATGCAATAAGGACTATGCACATGAATGTCGGAATGGCTCATGCGATTGAGGCCGCAGAAAGCGAGTATTTGTGTGCCCGCGTCGAGAGTTTGTCTCGGATAAGTGGAAACCCTTTTGGTGCTCGTGTGTTTTTCAACGAAGCTTTTCCATGCTTTCAGGTGAAGGCATCACCTAGCCCGATGCTCAATCGCATCTACGGCGATAGTACTGACAGACCCAAGCCACTACTGAGCTTGCTCAAGGAATCAGCAGAGTATTCGACAGTAATGCCTCTTATCGGAAAGGCCTCGACTTTGAAGCAGTACGCTTTGGTGGGTGAGAGGCGGCTGGAGCGTCTGAGGGGGTGGACGCATCTGCAACTCGCGTGCACCATCGAAAATGTGGTCTTGAATCACCACTCATTCGAAATCGAAGAAGCCACCTCACAAACGCTTCCTGAGTTCGCAACCTTGCATGCGAGTGGATTTCATACCAAGCCAGAGCATCTTCAGTTGAGCCAGGCTTCGTTCGCAGGACTGATGTCAAATGAACGTCTGAAAATCTACGTTCTTAAAGCTGATGGAAAGGTCGTGGCAGGAGCGTTGATGTACCTGGCCTGCAATGGAGTTGCCTACCTTGGGACGGCTGCCACCCGAAAAAATGCACGAGGCCAGGGCTACCATGGAGCCTTGATATCTCATCGGGTAGAGCAAGCAAAAAAACACGGCAGTCTTGTGATCGCCGCAACCGCGCTTCCCAGCTCGCAAAGTCGCCGAA
The genomic region above belongs to Pseudomonas sp. S35 and contains:
- a CDS encoding calcium-binding protein → MNIVNFNAEQDSALRAFLVEKNYPAAYDYMRLLINETLLHTTDERVRQDLEAASTWLKSASAINRNDGSFTSEMVRGSMWAAVALSGGSLTDAQFQKASDNLASSVLSRTLFLGGFPETQNVLDEDVNSAVNEFGLARWQWAGTVGDILPVALGGLGYDYVQIPGETSTELVSNYGFSLIQNAAGIGRWLAHGVEETGEAVIIVTRTVDWQKLILMPFLGLAPLDNPLQPSTLATAEGIRAIDVNADGNVQLMVPLASSAVGEATLLYKKDSVQISVAGISLMEVPKDSTITVGKQNVSVSHSYGDLSATYRLTAQGVAVAWRNADGGLAVEQTYGFDGLPVNTTWKQNGQTFTGPAQDLAAFISQTSTQAGALVLSQTLASQQTQIGALLAAPAEGAFAAAENALSLKALQHRLAQEPYSDRWSPTALGASIPFALRLSNGLQAAIQQVLNIAQQGWGTYNVGVVTILPLEVSGSGQYHLPLVLDLAGNGIKMLPPSQSNAMFDHNADGIKSAVGWVGADNGILVFDTNGNGAIDNATEWFGESFSVPGSKAPAGQNGFSALATLAASGSAVFSRDTALINPSTGGSYFDAVKVWVDADQNGISTPDELKTLTSLGIASIDLISTHDGRQVGGGLIDSTAGFTFTNGTRRDIADIGLAEKAEAAQGAAPINPGTLIFADYASKGYASMAAGQARGADAALATTAPDFVGYTAALQAWSVKQRYRSSQGFPNPLLGVRDRTLITFYEGESGAQQGSTAGKQVMALLQQGSTYYGSVRATLQAVDAGTMALEQAQTAAQIGNAVPSAEARSTAQAKAHSAAISWGAAAASYLTTSEAWAAYTGRLEALRGQVNSLVPVNKNSIGHLPGNNTFFSPDDAGFAADTFTAYAALLQLSRDLKVGIDTSLGAFAQSAGYAKAYTGVAGGTVAVDKGYNLILAGSGAQRFVLNNSVDNVLVSQASGQVTLQGFQAGSAGDQVQLLGLGDSASLIRTQDGLRVIAAGGQRYVDLLGANASDLSLFANFSGVRTLSFAGYDQAGVRSLRNNGLNDGQVHINEIIASRYGDTLISGDWSSVLRGGIGNDTFLVTGRGAWIDGGAGTDVVSYTEIAGGVNVNLSSGRDSLESTLYNIDNVIGSAWSDTLTGTTANNVLAGGRGNDRLEGGGGNDVYVFDRGDGQDKVINGVSGNTGPSSILKLQAGIKAADLWLAREGNNLLVAVLGSRDRIEIQDWFAADYRQLAAIELSNGLRLGNDALELAIATQQSWKQANSGFNPVDPLTINKPPSLDAYFTAHVDVPLVPSISNVALETRRVYESGAVTQGAGLATTAANQAAAAIAALGSKSAQASSLGRQVSLIYLVPSMNTYRYYNSQDPQAYILTTQFNFDSTNPMTGRPKSVVSYERISALKADAFYVKHIFEVSSPPSSTTSNPYLERGVGAVAASVAAFASINSSLSLTTSVGQAVASSASARQSALGQAVNANDTKSAATAHSAKEAATVFERGLGSTVSLYQNALDGLAGSSALIAQTAANLASILPPTVVTTTQRYVTKSLFPPFTPAHWVTVTSTSRYEWASTVDRDKANALLTAQASAQEAYTQASASLQTYKTALGSVLGYADVQFVSGSQVSAVAAASASLLISGAGNGHGMTGGAGRDMFLFTQSAGATGHRINAFQAGVSGDRLLLSSASSTAYLDEDASAQARLSFSPGTPLLTLTGVNLNALSLYDNLLGVATVDYSGSSKGIVAQLDSLTPRDFDGFTHVQNLNGSAFADRLSGDSRDNVLNGGAGDDVLTGKGGNNVLSGGAGNDMASYEGAPTGVVVDLAKGTASNGYGGIDRLTSIENLLGSSHDDILSGDTGSNRLEGGGGNDLLIGGGGYDHYVIARGRGHDTLINGIGEARGALRIDNESRESLWFQRAGNDLRVQLLGSDTDITVQGWYDNSVSRLDRIALGGSHTDYLLGTQVDQLVQAMAGFSGSHPGFDPKASGVISDASLLATLSSSWLTSPAA
- a CDS encoding GNAT family N-acetyltransferase; amino-acid sequence: MNVGMAHAIEAAESEYLCARVESLSRISGNPFGARVFFNEAFPCFQVKASPSPMLNRIYGDSTDRPKPLLSLLKESAEYSTVMPLIGKASTLKQYALVGERRLERLRGWTHLQLACTIENVVLNHHSFEIEEATSQTLPEFATLHASGFHTKPEHLQLSQASFAGLMSNERLKIYVLKADGKVVAGALMYLACNGVAYLGTAATRKNARGQGYHGALISHRVEQAKKHGSLVIAATALPSSQSRRNLQRTGLATSHAQALYRLVDS